CGGCCCGGGGCGCGTGCACGCGTTGGGTCGGTTCAAGCGGAGGTGGGTGTCTCGCTCTCGGGCATTCCACCCAGGGTGAGCGCCAGGGCTTCGTCGATCGTGTCCACCAGATGGATGCCGAGCGTGTCGCGGACTTCTTCCGGCACCTCTTCGAGATCCTTCGCGTTTCGCTTCGGAATGACGACCGTGTCGATCCCCGCGCGACTCGCGGCGAGCAGCTTGCCCTTGATCCCGCCCACCGGCAGGACCCGACCGCGCAACGAGATCTCTCCGGTCATCGCGACGTTGCTCTTCGCACTCCGGTTCGAGAGCAGCGAGACGAGCGCCGTCACGAGGGCGACCCCCGCCGACGGTCCGTCCTTCGGGGTTGCGCCGGCGGGCACGTGCAGGTGGATCTCGCCGGGGGCGAGGGCGTCCTCGCCCAGCCCCAGCTCCTCCGCGTGAGCGCGGACCCAGGACAGCGCCGCCTCCGCGGACTCGCGCATCACGTCGCCGAGCTGGCCGGTGAGGCGGAGGCGGATGCCCTTGCCGCCGCGATTGCCGGCGGCCTCGACGAAGAGGATGTCGCCGCCGTGGGCGGTCACGGCCAGGCCGACCGCCACGCCCGGGATGGACGTTTCTTCCGCGGTCTCCGGCAGATGGGGCGGGGCGCCGAGGGCCTCGCCGACGAAGTCTGCGTCGACCCGGATCACCGCGTCGCGGTCCTCCGAGACCTTGCGCGCGCACTTCCGCATGAGCGTGGCGATGTTCCGTTCGAGGTTCCGCACGCCGGCCTCGCGGGTGTACTCGACGACGACCTTGTCGATCGCCGCCTCCTCGAACACCACCTGTTCCGCTTCGAGGCCATGCGCTTCGAGCTGGCGGGGCACGAGGAACTCCTCGGCGATCACGCGCTTCTCGTTCTCGGTGTATCCCGAGAGCTCGATGACCTCCATCCGGTCGAGGAGGGCCGGAGGGATCGTCGACAGGGTGTTCGCCGTCGCGATGAAGAGGACCCGGGAGAGGTCGAAGGAGGCTTCGATGTAGTGATCCGCGAAGGCGTGGTTCTGCTCGGGATCGAGCACCTCGAGCAGCGCCGACGACGGGTCGCCCCGGAAATCGGAACCGACCTTGTCGATCTCGTCGAGCAGGAAGACCGGGTTCTTCGAACCCGCGCGCTTCAGGCTCTGCAGGATCCGACCCGGCATCGAGCCCACGTAGGTCCGGCGATGGCCGCGGATCTCGGCTTCGTCGCGCACGCCGCCGAGACTCGCTCGGGTGAAGTTGCGGCCCATGCAGCGCGCGATCGACTTGCCGAGACTCGTCTTGCCGACCCCGGGCGGACCCACGAAGCACAGGATCGGCGCCTTGGCGTCCGGAGCGAGCTTGCGGACCGAGAGGAACTCGAGGATGCGGTCCTTGACCTGGCCGAGGCCGTGGTGATCGGCGTCGAGGATCTCGCGGGCCTGGTGGAGGTCGAGATCGTCGTCGGTCTCGATGTTCCAGGGAAGATCGGTCATCCAGTCGAGATAGGTGCGGATGAGATGACGGTCGGGCGCGTGCTGAGGGAGCGACGACAAGCGACGCAGCTCCCGGTCCGCGAGGATCTCCGCCTCTTCGGGCAGCTCGAGGGCGTCGAGCTTCTCGCGCAGCTCGTCGATCTCTCTCGCGCCGGCGTCGGTCTCGCCGATCTCCTTCTGGATCTCGCGCATCCGCTGGCGGAGCATCTTTTCGCGTCGCTTCGGGTCCGTCTCGCCGCCCGCCTCGTCTGCGAGGCTGCGCTGGGTCTCGGCGATCGTCACCTCCTTTTCGAGGTGTTCTTCGACCAGGGCCAGGCGGGCCTCCGGGTCGGGCTCGGCGAGGATGTCGATCTTCTGTTCGGCCGTGAGCGCGATGTTCGAGGCGACGAGGTCGGCCAGGATGCCCGGCGTGGGGATCCCCTGGATGAAGGCCTTCCACTCGTCCGGCATGTCCTCGCGGAGCTCGACGATCCGCTGGGCGAGCATCACGACGCGCCGCCAGGCCGCTTCGAGCTGGGGCGAGGCTTCCTCGGACTCGACCAGGGGCTGGACCTGGACGCGAAGGGTGGGCCGTACATCGACGGTCCGACTCACGACGGCGCGAGCGAGTCCGACGACGAGGGCCTGCTTGCCTTCGCGTCGGGCGTCGATGATCCGCATGACGCGAACGATCGTCCCCACCTCGTAGAGGTCGTCGAGGCCGGGGTCTTCGGTCATTGGGTCGCGCTGGGACAGGACGAGCAGGAACCCGTCCTGGCCGGCCTCCTCGAGGGCCGCGAGGGAGCGCTCGCGACCGATCGCGAGCGGCATCGTCACGCCGGGGTAGACCACGACGTCCCGCACGGGCAGGACCGGCAGCACGGCGGGGACCTCGACGATCTCCGATCCCGGCAGCTCGACCACGAGCTGGGCCACGTCGGAGGCGGATCCGCTCTCGGCCCAGGTGCCGGTCTCTTCGTTCTCGTCGTTGGAGCGGTCGTCGTCGGCCACGGATCTCCGATCAGGGGTGCGGGCCCGGCTCTACCGGCCGGGCGTGCAATTGGACGCCGCGCAACATAAGCATGCCCAGCGCCCGGTCAACCGGCGGTGTCGAGCGCGTGGGGGATTCCTCAGAGCTCCACTCGAATCGCGGAATTCGATGTAATCCGCTGAACTGAAAAGGGAATTCTGGTCGAGAACAGGGCTCATTCCTTGGCCCGCTAGAATCGGCGCATGATTTCCACCCTGCCTTTCGGATCGACCGGTTTTCACAGCACGCGGATCCTGTTCGGCGCGGCCGCCGTCGCCGGGATGAAGCCCGCCCGGGTCGAGCGGACCCTCGAGACCCTGGAGCGATTCGGCGTCAACCACATCGACACCGCGGCGCGCTACGGCGACTCGGAGCTCAACCTCGCCGGCTGGCTGCGCTCGAGGCGGGACGCGGTGTTCCTCGCGACCAAGACGGGGGACCGTGACGGTCCCGCGGCGCGGGCGAGTCTCGAGCGTTCCCTCGAGCGGATGGGCGTCGATCGGGTCGACTGCATCCAGCTGCACAACCTGACCGACGAAGCGGGGTGGCAGCAGGCGATGGGCAAGGGCGGGGCGCTCGAAGCGCTCATCCAGGCGCGGGACGAAGGGCTCTGCCGCTTCATCGGAGTGACCGGCCATGGCACCTTCGCCCCGGCGTTCCACCTCCGGAGCCTCGAGGAGTACGCGTTCGCCTCGGTGCTGGTGCCGTACAACTACTCGATGATGGCGCAGCCGGAATACGCCTCGGACTACGAAGCGCTCGAGCGCGTCTGCGCCGAGCGCGGGGTCGCGCTCCAGACGATCAAGTCCGTCGCGCGGCGGCGTTGGCGGGACGACGACGAATCGAAACGGTTCAGCTGGTACGAGCCGATCCGCGACATCGAGGCGCTCACCCGCGCCGTCCACTGGGTGCTCTCGCGCGAGGGCGTCTTCCTCAACACGTCGAGCGACGGCGGGATCCTCGAGGCCACCCTCGAGGCGGCGGTGTCCTTCGAAGGGAACGGCATCCAGCCGACGGATGCGATGATGCAGGCCGACGCGAGCGCGATGGCGATCGAGCCGCTCTTCGAGCGCGGCGTCAGCGACCAGATCTAGTCAGCGACCAGATCTAGTCAGCGGCCAGATCCAGTCCGCGACCCGGTCTAGTCGGCGTCGGGCCAGTCCGGCCAGTCGCGCGCGACGCGGCCCTTCCACTCGGGTGCGCGGCGCTGGACGTGGGAGACCGGGCCCTCGATCGCGTCCGGGTGGGGCATCACGACCTTGTGCAGCTCGGTCTCCTTGCGCTCGACCTGGGCCGCGGTCAGCTCCGTCGATTCCCAGAGCAGCTTCTTCGAGACCGCGATCGAGAGCGGCGCGGCATGGATCGCGGTGTCCCGCGCGATCGCGAGGGCCGTGTCGAGGACGTCGGCCGACGGCACGACCTCGTTCGCGACGCCGAGACGTTCGATCTCTTCGCCCGTGAACGTCTTGCCCGTCAGCATGATCTCGGCCGCCTTCGCGAGGCCGACCATGCGCACCATCGTCCAGTGCGAGTAGGCGTCGCCCATCACGCCGCGCCGGACCTGCACGATCCCGTACTTGCCTTCACGGGCGAAGATGCGGAGGTCGCACTGCATCGCGAGGGTCATCCCGAGCCCGATCGCGTGCCCGTTCACCGCCGCCACGACCAGCTTCCGGATCGAGAACGCCGGGACCGCGCAGCCGGCGGCGCTGAAGTCGTCGAAGCCGCCGCTCCCGGACACGTCGAAGGTCTTCTCGGCATCGCTCATGTCCGCGCCCGCGCAGAACGCGCGCCCCGCGCCGGTCACGACCACGGCACGGATGTCGTCGTCCTCGTCGCAGCGCCGATAGGCGTCGGCCAGTCCCTCGAGCAGCTCGCCCGAGCACGCGTTCATCACGTTCGGACGGTTCAGCGTGATCAACGCCACCCCGTCCGAATCCACCTCGAAGAGAAGGTCCGCTTCACTCATCGCGCGCCACTATAGCCACCGGCGCGGAGCACTCGGGCAGGATCCCGCCGTCGGGCAGAAGTGATCGATCGTGCGATCAGGGAGCCGACGGCGTGCGGACCGGGTCGGCATCCAAGTACGACAGAAGCACCGAGCGACTCGGCGTCGCTGAGCTGCAATCCGCTACGCAGGCGCTCAACGGGAACTTGTCGTAAAAAGTGGCGCCGATCGCGCTCGGCGTCGCTGCGTGCCCCTGCGCAGCGCAGGCGCTCAACGGAAACTTGTCGTAACAAAGTGGTGCCCGGGACTGGAGTCGAACCAGCACGTCCTTGCGAACACTGGATTCTGAGTCCAGCGCGTCTACCAATTCCGCCACCCGGGCAGCGCGCCGCAGGGTACGGTGGGTCTCGGATCGAGTCAAACCGGAATCGGGGGGTCGGAAGCGGTGGCGAAGGGCAGGGGGCGAAACGGCGGTCGGCCGCGCGGTCGCTCCGGGCGTGCACCGCGACCGGGACGACGGGAGCGGTCGGCGCCGAAGGCCGGGAACGGGGCCGGTCCGCGATCGCCGCGCGGGCGATCGTCCCGGCCCGCGCGCGACGAGGAAGGGCTCGTCCTGACGGCGGAGGACCCGACCTCGGCGGGCCAGTGGCTCGAGGTCGAGACCCGGGACGGCGGGCGCGTCCGCGTGGAGTGTCTCGGAGAGCCGGTCGCGGTCGGCGCGCGGATCGGATTCGTCCCGACCGGCGAGGGCCACACCCGCCAGGGTGTGCTCACGAGACTGATCTCCGGCGAGCGAACCACCTGGGTGGCGCGGGTCTTCCGGACCGGCCGGGGAGGCACGCTCCTGCTCGCGCCCTTCGCGGGGCTGGAGGCGCCGCGCTTCGAGCTCCACGAGCGGGATGCGAAGGGGGCGCGGCCCGGCGACCGGGTGCTGGTCGCGCCGCTCCCGAACGAGCGCGCCGGGAAGCGGGGTGGGCGCCGCGTGTCTCGCTCGCGTCGTCATCGGGGGCAGTCCGAATCGGGCCTGCGTGTCCGGGTCCTCGAAGTCTTGGGCCCGGCCGGGGCGCCCGATGCGGACCATCGCGCCCTGGTCTGGAAGCATCGCCTGCCCACCCAATTCTCGCGCCGAGCGCGCCTCGAAGCCGAGGAGCTCGACGAGGCGCCGCGGTCGGACGAGGCGAAGCATCGGATCGATCTCCGCCATCTTCCCTTCGTCACCATCGATCCGGCCCGGGCGCGGGACCACGACGACGCGGTCTTCGCCGAAGCGGCGCCGCCCGCGCCGGTGCAGCCGGTCGACGGTCCGGCGAAGCGACCCGCCTTTGCGACGCGACTCTGGGTGGCGATCGCCGACGTGGCGCATTTCGTCGAGGCGGGGGGCTTCCTCGACGCCGATGCGCGGCGCCGGGGGAACAGCTTCTACTTTCCGGATCGGGCGCTGCCGATGCTGCCCGAGCGGTTGTCGAGCGATCTCTGCTCGCTTCGGCCGGACGTCGACCGCCGCGCGATGGTCGTCGAGCTGAGGATCGATCGCGCGGGGCAGGTCGTGGACGCGCTCTTCCACGAGGCATGGATCCGGAGTCGCGCGCGGCTCGCGTACGAGGACGCGGCGGCCTGGCTCGACCGGGGCACCGCGGATGGAAAGGACGCGCCCGATTGGGGCCCGTCGCTCCGCCTGCTGGACGAGATCGCCCGGGATTTCTCGGCGGCCCGTCGCCGGGAGGGCGGGCTCGAGCTGCTGCTGCCGGAGGTGGAGCTCGTCGTCGACGACGAGGGGCGGCCGGTGGATGCGCGGCTTCGCGCGCGCAATCGGGCGCACGTCCTGATCGAGGAGGCGATGCTGGCGGCGAACCGTGCGGTGGCGCGTGCCCTCGTCCGGGCGGATCGTCCGGCGCCCCACCGCGTTCATCCCCCGCCTTCGGCACGCAAGCTCGATGAGCTCGCGCGACTGCTCGAGCGCTACGGGATCGAAGCGCCGGTCGACCTCGACGAGCCCGGTGCCCTGGCCCGGGTGCTCGAGGAGGCGGAGGGCGCCCCCTTCGAGGAGCGGCTGCACACGGCAGTGCTTCGGTCCATGAGTCAGG
Above is a genomic segment from bacterium containing:
- the lon gene encoding endopeptidase La produces the protein MADDDRSNDENEETGTWAESGSASDVAQLVVELPGSEIVEVPAVLPVLPVRDVVVYPGVTMPLAIGRERSLAALEEAGQDGFLLVLSQRDPMTEDPGLDDLYEVGTIVRVMRIIDARREGKQALVVGLARAVVSRTVDVRPTLRVQVQPLVESEEASPQLEAAWRRVVMLAQRIVELREDMPDEWKAFIQGIPTPGILADLVASNIALTAEQKIDILAEPDPEARLALVEEHLEKEVTIAETQRSLADEAGGETDPKRREKMLRQRMREIQKEIGETDAGAREIDELREKLDALELPEEAEILADRELRRLSSLPQHAPDRHLIRTYLDWMTDLPWNIETDDDLDLHQAREILDADHHGLGQVKDRILEFLSVRKLAPDAKAPILCFVGPPGVGKTSLGKSIARCMGRNFTRASLGGVRDEAEIRGHRRTYVGSMPGRILQSLKRAGSKNPVFLLDEIDKVGSDFRGDPSSALLEVLDPEQNHAFADHYIEASFDLSRVLFIATANTLSTIPPALLDRMEVIELSGYTENEKRVIAEEFLVPRQLEAHGLEAEQVVFEEAAIDKVVVEYTREAGVRNLERNIATLMRKCARKVSEDRDAVIRVDADFVGEALGAPPHLPETAEETSIPGVAVGLAVTAHGGDILFVEAAGNRGGKGIRLRLTGQLGDVMRESAEAALSWVRAHAEELGLGEDALAPGEIHLHVPAGATPKDGPSAGVALVTALVSLLSNRSAKSNVAMTGEISLRGRVLPVGGIKGKLLAASRAGIDTVVIPKRNAKDLEEVPEEVRDTLGIHLVDTIDEALALTLGGMPESETPTSA
- a CDS encoding aldo/keto reductase, with the protein product MISTLPFGSTGFHSTRILFGAAAVAGMKPARVERTLETLERFGVNHIDTAARYGDSELNLAGWLRSRRDAVFLATKTGDRDGPAARASLERSLERMGVDRVDCIQLHNLTDEAGWQQAMGKGGALEALIQARDEGLCRFIGVTGHGTFAPAFHLRSLEEYAFASVLVPYNYSMMAQPEYASDYEALERVCAERGVALQTIKSVARRRWRDDDESKRFSWYEPIRDIEALTRAVHWVLSREGVFLNTSSDGGILEATLEAAVSFEGNGIQPTDAMMQADASAMAIEPLFERGVSDQI
- a CDS encoding enoyl-CoA hydratase-related protein → MSEADLLFEVDSDGVALITLNRPNVMNACSGELLEGLADAYRRCDEDDDIRAVVVTGAGRAFCAGADMSDAEKTFDVSGSGGFDDFSAAGCAVPAFSIRKLVVAAVNGHAIGLGMTLAMQCDLRIFAREGKYGIVQVRRGVMGDAYSHWTMVRMVGLAKAAEIMLTGKTFTGEEIERLGVANEVVPSADVLDTALAIARDTAIHAAPLSIAVSKKLLWESTELTAAQVERKETELHKVVMPHPDAIEGPVSHVQRRAPEWKGRVARDWPDWPDAD
- a CDS encoding VacB/RNase II family 3'-5' exoribonuclease; translated protein: MAKGRGRNGGRPRGRSGRAPRPGRRERSAPKAGNGAGPRSPRGRSSRPARDEEGLVLTAEDPTSAGQWLEVETRDGGRVRVECLGEPVAVGARIGFVPTGEGHTRQGVLTRLISGERTTWVARVFRTGRGGTLLLAPFAGLEAPRFELHERDAKGARPGDRVLVAPLPNERAGKRGGRRVSRSRRHRGQSESGLRVRVLEVLGPAGAPDADHRALVWKHRLPTQFSRRARLEAEELDEAPRSDEAKHRIDLRHLPFVTIDPARARDHDDAVFAEAAPPAPVQPVDGPAKRPAFATRLWVAIADVAHFVEAGGFLDADARRRGNSFYFPDRALPMLPERLSSDLCSLRPDVDRRAMVVELRIDRAGQVVDALFHEAWIRSRARLAYEDAAAWLDRGTADGKDAPDWGPSLRLLDEIARDFSAARRREGGLELLLPEVELVVDDEGRPVDARLRARNRAHVLIEEAMLAANRAVARALVRADRPAPHRVHPPPSARKLDELARLLERYGIEAPVDLDEPGALARVLEEAEGAPFEERLHTAVLRSMSQARYEAESRGHYALRFEHYLHFTSPIRRYADLEVHRALRRLMRGLEPPLERAGEGGAVVALSAWLSGRERVAQEAERDADALASCALMAGRVGDTFGAEITGASEFGVFVRLDRPSVSGLVPMRLLAGDWRFDPAEDAILQGGGRARLAAGETIQVRLADVDRDRGRLSFSIVGRLAAEDGRRGRTRRR